The proteins below come from a single Gimesia alba genomic window:
- a CDS encoding alpha/beta hydrolase family protein, which yields MACLNRLIPNRRLLTTIWGICFILFSLAGQSQAENKPAGPVFVDIPEQGQVQFETIAGEDKVPARFHLEPHTFPFSCQFKRMSGPVRVYDITFPSPVKTEVAENNTVHGHYYQPEGPGPFPACVCLHILGGGFELSEMSANSLARQGIAALTIKMPYYAQRRGMGEHRQRRMISFVPEHTAEGMTQAVLDVRRAAAWLASREEVDAERMGVTGISLGGIMSALSSAAEPRFKKVAIYLGGGNLALGIWENPHPHAKLFRKHWLENGGTYESFLKIMKPVDPHTYGHLLQNRDVLMVVAKHDEILPPKSALALWESIGKKPELVWLDSGHITAAMYIFGETRRLTTFFSDWKTAE from the coding sequence ATGGCTTGTCTCAATCGTCTCATACCAAATCGGCGTTTACTTACGACTATCTGGGGAATCTGCTTCATTTTGTTTTCTCTGGCTGGTCAAAGCCAGGCGGAAAACAAACCTGCAGGGCCTGTGTTTGTGGACATTCCAGAGCAGGGACAGGTTCAGTTTGAAACGATCGCAGGGGAAGATAAAGTTCCCGCGCGGTTTCATCTGGAACCGCATACGTTTCCCTTCAGCTGCCAGTTTAAGCGAATGAGCGGGCCGGTTCGCGTATATGATATTACGTTTCCTTCGCCTGTCAAAACCGAGGTCGCAGAGAATAATACGGTGCACGGGCATTACTATCAGCCGGAAGGCCCCGGTCCTTTTCCGGCGTGTGTCTGCCTGCATATTCTGGGGGGCGGTTTTGAGCTTTCCGAGATGTCGGCGAATTCACTGGCACGACAGGGAATTGCGGCGTTGACCATTAAAATGCCTTATTATGCCCAGCGGCGGGGAATGGGTGAGCATCGCCAGCGGCGGATGATTTCGTTTGTACCCGAACATACCGCTGAAGGAATGACTCAGGCCGTGCTGGATGTGAGGCGGGCAGCAGCCTGGCTGGCCAGTCGGGAGGAAGTGGATGCAGAGCGGATGGGAGTGACGGGGATCAGTCTGGGGGGAATCATGTCCGCGCTGTCGTCTGCAGCTGAGCCTCGGTTCAAGAAGGTGGCGATCTATCTGGGTGGAGGCAATCTGGCTCTGGGAATCTGGGAAAATCCTCACCCGCATGCCAAGTTATTTCGCAAACACTGGCTGGAGAATGGAGGAACTTACGAATCGTTTCTGAAGATTATGAAGCCCGTCGACCCTCACACATATGGTCATTTACTGCAGAACCGTGATGTGTTGATGGTGGTCGCGAAGCACGATGAAATTCTGCCTCCCAAAAGTGCACTGGCACTGTGGGAGTCGATTGGCAAGAAGCCGGAACTAGTCTGGCTGGATTCGGGACATATCACAGCTGCGATGTATATTTTTGGCGAAACCAGGCGGCTGACGACATTTTTCTCTGATTGGAAAACAGCGGAATAA
- a CDS encoding LptF/LptG family permease produces the protein MRLLQRYILFELLRVFTLMITVLTVLLVFVGAFQQASNQGLGALLVLKILPFIVPSMLPFTIPATLLLTVCVVYGRISGDQEITAAKAAGINVLSLLWPSFILGGFLSLGSLLLSDQVIPWAEKNIEHTIACELETIFLEKLRSQNQIHDPNSGISITVMGVRDKTLLVPTFRYSPPGKKPVHLQAEEATLEFDLANQQVILHIAKGHIDFPGKPRFYVEKDVFPFPLPSQTAMAKPRHMSVRSIKSELGDLKEKRVEFEFQRDIEVAMLLALGDFNRFQSPEVSTDLPQNHVEQKRKNKLKTALASRFALSCSCFFFVLVGCPFSIAQARRQFLTSFFLVFVPILLFYYPIVLLTINLSKLGKIEPSWSLWAGNLGLLCIAIHMLRKVLRN, from the coding sequence ATGCGATTACTTCAGCGCTATATTCTTTTTGAATTGCTGCGCGTTTTCACTTTAATGATCACAGTGCTTACCGTCCTGCTTGTGTTTGTTGGCGCATTCCAGCAAGCCTCCAATCAAGGACTGGGCGCACTTCTGGTCTTGAAGATTCTGCCGTTCATCGTTCCCAGTATGTTGCCCTTTACAATTCCTGCGACACTACTCTTAACGGTCTGCGTAGTTTACGGCCGCATATCCGGCGATCAGGAAATCACCGCTGCCAAAGCAGCCGGCATCAATGTACTCTCCCTGCTCTGGCCTTCCTTTATTCTGGGAGGCTTTCTCAGCCTCGGTTCGCTGCTGCTCAGCGATCAAGTGATTCCCTGGGCAGAAAAGAATATTGAACACACCATTGCCTGCGAACTCGAAACGATCTTCCTGGAAAAACTGCGTTCCCAAAACCAGATCCATGACCCCAACAGCGGTATCTCGATCACCGTCATGGGAGTCCGCGACAAAACGCTACTCGTCCCCACATTTCGTTATTCTCCTCCCGGCAAAAAACCTGTCCATCTGCAAGCAGAAGAAGCAACGCTGGAATTCGATCTCGCGAACCAGCAGGTGATCCTGCACATTGCCAAAGGACACATCGACTTCCCGGGGAAACCCCGCTTTTACGTCGAGAAAGATGTGTTCCCGTTTCCTCTGCCCAGCCAGACCGCCATGGCCAAACCCAGGCACATGAGCGTACGCTCCATTAAATCCGAACTGGGAGATCTGAAAGAAAAAAGAGTCGAATTCGAATTTCAACGCGATATCGAAGTCGCCATGCTGTTAGCCCTTGGCGATTTTAATCGATTTCAATCTCCTGAAGTCAGTACTGACCTGCCTCAGAATCATGTCGAACAAAAACGGAAGAATAAACTCAAAACGGCCCTTGCCAGCCGCTTCGCCCTCAGCTGTAGCTGCTTCTTCTTCGTCCTGGTCGGCTGCCCGTTCTCCATCGCCCAGGCACGCAGACAATTCCTCACCAGCTTCTTCCTGGTCTTTGTCCCGATCCTGCTGTTCTATTATCCGATCGTGTTACTGACGATCAATCTATCGAAACTGGGGAAAATTGAACCAAGCTGGTCACTCTGGGCCGGCAATCTGGGTTTGCTCTGCATCGCGATTCATATGTTGCGGAAAGTACTCCGGAATTAA
- a CDS encoding Hpt domain-containing protein codes for MINALENTPVRSSFCDDEDFLELIEMFVDGIEEKKVILRAASADQVEELKVLAHQMKGASAGYGFEELSQLAADLEIACKAEDQAEIERKKEIILNHMDRIVL; via the coding sequence ATGATAAACGCTTTAGAAAACACACCGGTTCGATCATCCTTTTGTGATGATGAAGACTTCCTTGAGTTGATTGAGATGTTCGTTGATGGAATTGAAGAGAAAAAAGTAATTCTACGTGCAGCATCTGCAGATCAGGTGGAGGAACTGAAAGTTTTAGCGCATCAGATGAAGGGGGCCAGCGCCGGTTATGGGTTTGAAGAGCTTTCGCAGCTGGCAGCTGATCTGGAAATTGCATGCAAAGCGGAAGATCAGGCGGAAATTGAACGTAAGAAAGAAATTATTCTGAATCATATGGACCGGATTGTACTCTAA
- a CDS encoding vWA domain-containing protein, producing the protein MSVSRFGISMFVWATAAMLWCAPESFAASQVPEISNIGQILSYQNNEGEHFYALQIKAHRLPAAAHSGKQIAILFDTSASQVGEHRTQALDVLKSLLSELPNDSTVALYAVDVQCTPFVNEFVAPQSRKATIAVESLTSRAPLGATDLARALKTAMQGLQKEQPRSIVYIGDGMSSAKLLSLPEMAALTRQLATQHVPVHSYAVGPQKDLQLLGTLGVYTGGIVLTDRAEGEQDRPAIVGKELAKAIQAPVFFPDSIQVSDKKLELDTSRALPVRTDRETIYLARGDLSGRLSVELKNRDLNGVWKFNVPVAQAVNSFLAVPWANYKQGQELGVAFAGQRMMNLARTAHEEQMAQLEFAGTRAIRSGNFEQAAKFGNLLQQLDPGNSRGDSLLKLSNKFKQDQLAQADTKQPAADAKAGPEAKSDPQPPIDDSISKVEQLRQIKGAQMKIEVSNAIEEARQTSVENPDGALGLLKRTLGFVKSTSDIDIDLRQQLERRLNNMMTDVRSQMEVAETRRIRQQQQLAQLEQQKRLVDQVLLEDEKLEQLIDRVRSLIQDGKHGNSDAYEEAEAVSRVAVDMEPGNGPATAALFTSEAAGQLDKVFRMRSLRADRFLETLYQVELSHVPFPDEPPIRWPAAPVWTALTERRKKWAAVDLHQNSPAEQRIFEELQKETEANFPDIPLSEVMTYFAELHNITILINSNDLGEEGLTPDEPVNVSLSGIKLKSAMNIILKPIGLTYVIEDEVMKITTILKADEIYSTRVYPVADLVISVSAQQSSVGSSQGGFGGQQGGIGGQQGGGFGGGGFGGGGQGGFGGGGGGQGLFNVAPEMLMMNGVMPKQGQQKPMIKKAQNAPSKKAVKPINDPEMKSILDDILGEADSKQSKAQFQVEDNPFRFDNRTIEQLKKKPETVK; encoded by the coding sequence ATGTCAGTATCCAGATTTGGAATATCAATGTTTGTTTGGGCCACAGCAGCTATGTTATGGTGTGCCCCGGAAAGCTTCGCTGCGAGTCAAGTTCCGGAAATATCAAACATTGGCCAGATCCTCAGTTACCAAAACAATGAAGGCGAGCATTTTTACGCTCTACAAATCAAAGCACATCGGTTGCCAGCCGCTGCTCATTCCGGAAAGCAGATTGCGATCCTGTTTGACACTTCAGCCAGTCAGGTTGGCGAGCACCGAACACAGGCTTTGGATGTCTTAAAGTCTTTACTGAGTGAACTCCCGAATGACTCTACGGTTGCCCTGTATGCGGTCGATGTGCAATGCACACCATTTGTGAATGAATTCGTCGCACCACAAAGCCGAAAGGCAACGATTGCTGTTGAATCATTAACCTCGCGGGCTCCTTTGGGGGCTACAGACCTTGCCCGAGCATTGAAAACAGCGATGCAGGGGCTTCAGAAAGAACAGCCACGTTCAATTGTTTATATTGGCGATGGGATGAGTTCTGCCAAGTTACTGTCTCTCCCGGAAATGGCAGCACTGACTCGTCAACTGGCAACGCAACATGTTCCCGTTCACAGCTACGCCGTTGGTCCCCAGAAAGATTTACAACTGCTGGGAACATTAGGCGTCTATACAGGCGGCATTGTTTTGACTGACCGAGCAGAGGGAGAACAAGACCGGCCGGCCATCGTTGGGAAAGAACTGGCCAAAGCGATTCAGGCCCCCGTTTTCTTCCCTGATTCGATTCAGGTCTCAGATAAAAAATTAGAATTAGACACATCACGGGCTTTGCCAGTTCGGACAGATCGTGAAACGATTTACCTTGCCAGAGGTGATCTCAGTGGCAGACTCAGTGTGGAATTGAAAAACAGAGATTTAAACGGTGTCTGGAAGTTTAATGTCCCCGTAGCACAGGCCGTCAACAGCTTCCTGGCTGTTCCCTGGGCGAATTATAAGCAGGGACAGGAACTGGGCGTCGCATTTGCCGGACAGCGGATGATGAATCTGGCTCGTACCGCCCACGAAGAGCAGATGGCTCAATTGGAATTCGCAGGCACACGGGCGATTCGCAGTGGTAATTTTGAGCAGGCTGCCAAGTTTGGTAATCTGCTGCAGCAACTTGATCCCGGAAATTCGCGTGGTGATTCGTTACTGAAATTATCTAACAAATTCAAACAGGATCAGCTGGCACAAGCCGATACCAAGCAGCCAGCCGCTGATGCAAAAGCAGGGCCGGAAGCGAAGAGTGATCCTCAGCCTCCGATTGATGATTCCATCAGCAAGGTGGAGCAGTTACGCCAGATCAAGGGAGCCCAGATGAAAATCGAGGTTTCCAATGCTATCGAAGAGGCACGTCAGACATCTGTTGAAAATCCCGATGGAGCACTTGGTTTATTAAAGCGAACTTTGGGTTTTGTCAAATCTACTTCGGATATCGATATCGATCTGCGTCAGCAACTGGAACGTCGCCTGAATAATATGATGACCGATGTTCGCAGTCAGATGGAAGTCGCTGAAACACGCCGGATTCGCCAGCAACAGCAGTTGGCACAGTTGGAACAGCAAAAGCGTCTGGTTGATCAGGTTCTTTTGGAAGACGAAAAACTGGAGCAGTTGATCGACCGTGTGCGTTCTCTGATTCAGGATGGTAAGCACGGAAACAGTGATGCTTATGAAGAAGCAGAAGCCGTTTCTCGTGTCGCCGTGGATATGGAACCTGGAAACGGACCCGCGACAGCGGCTCTGTTTACCTCAGAGGCAGCCGGACAGCTGGATAAAGTATTCCGGATGCGATCATTGCGTGCTGACCGCTTCCTGGAAACGCTCTACCAGGTTGAATTGTCACATGTTCCATTTCCTGATGAACCCCCGATTCGTTGGCCAGCCGCTCCTGTCTGGACCGCTTTGACAGAACGCCGCAAGAAATGGGCCGCTGTTGATTTGCATCAAAACAGTCCTGCCGAGCAGCGTATCTTTGAAGAGTTACAGAAAGAAACAGAAGCAAACTTCCCGGATATCCCGCTTTCCGAAGTAATGACTTACTTTGCAGAACTGCATAATATTACGATCCTGATTAATTCAAACGATCTGGGAGAAGAAGGTTTGACACCGGATGAACCAGTCAATGTTTCCTTGAGTGGTATCAAACTGAAGAGTGCGATGAATATCATCTTGAAACCGATCGGTCTGACCTATGTCATTGAAGACGAAGTGATGAAAATCACAACGATTCTCAAAGCCGACGAAATTTACAGCACTCGTGTTTACCCCGTAGCTGACCTTGTGATTTCCGTATCTGCTCAGCAGTCTTCAGTTGGAAGCAGCCAGGGTGGCTTTGGTGGTCAGCAAGGTGGTATTGGTGGCCAGCAGGGTGGTGGCTTCGGTGGTGGCGGCTTTGGCGGTGGTGGCCAGGGTGGCTTTGGTGGTGGTGGCGGCGGTCAAGGTTTGTTTAATGTCGCCCCGGAAATGTTGATGATGAATGGAGTAATGCCAAAACAGGGGCAGCAGAAACCGATGATCAAAAAGGCCCAAAACGCTCCCTCTAAGAAAGCAGTCAAGCCGATTAACGATCCGGAAATGAAATCCATTTTGGACGACATTCTGGGAGAGGCTGATTCCAAACAGTCGAAAGCGCAGTTTCAAGTCGAAGACAATCCGTTTCGATTTGATAATCGCACGATTGAACAACTCAAAAAAAAACCGGAAACCGTAAAGTAG
- the tsaD gene encoding tRNA (adenosine(37)-N6)-threonylcarbamoyltransferase complex transferase subunit TsaD: MNRPEEYLLAIESSCDETAAAVITRDMRILSNIVSSQTDLHEKFGGVVPEIASRAHLERILPVIDDALKQAGITLNQLTAIAVATEPGLVGSLLIGLTAAKTLAMTLDLPLIAVNHIEGHLFACQMQETRPLFPAIGLVVSGGHTNLYHCSESFEFKLIGATIDDAAGEAFDKVAKILGLPYPGGPSIQKTAAQGNPKAFPFPRTFLKDPELRFSFSGLKTAVLYAALGNPGAKQQPPPLTEQRIADLAASFQETVVDVLVGKCRQALEKFGYSTLCVGGGVAANALLRERLAEMTDKAGVYFSIAPPDLCTDNAAMAAIAWHHLDQGRVASLDLDVTPGLVR; encoded by the coding sequence ATGAACCGACCTGAAGAATACCTGCTGGCAATCGAATCTTCGTGCGATGAAACGGCGGCAGCCGTCATCACACGTGATATGCGGATCCTGTCCAATATCGTCTCATCTCAAACCGACTTGCACGAAAAGTTTGGAGGTGTTGTTCCGGAGATCGCTTCCCGCGCACACCTGGAACGGATTCTGCCAGTCATTGATGACGCGCTAAAACAGGCCGGCATCACGTTAAATCAGTTAACCGCAATCGCTGTGGCGACAGAACCGGGGCTGGTTGGCTCACTACTAATTGGGTTAACCGCAGCCAAAACCCTGGCCATGACGCTCGACCTTCCCTTGATTGCCGTCAACCATATTGAAGGCCATCTGTTTGCCTGCCAGATGCAGGAAACCCGCCCGCTGTTTCCGGCGATCGGGCTCGTTGTGAGTGGCGGCCATACGAATCTGTACCATTGCTCTGAATCATTTGAGTTCAAATTGATCGGCGCCACCATTGATGACGCTGCCGGCGAAGCCTTCGATAAAGTCGCCAAAATATTAGGGCTCCCCTATCCCGGTGGTCCTTCCATCCAGAAAACGGCGGCCCAGGGAAACCCAAAAGCCTTTCCCTTCCCTCGCACGTTCCTGAAAGACCCCGAACTGCGTTTCAGTTTTAGCGGCCTGAAAACCGCGGTACTGTATGCCGCTCTCGGCAATCCGGGCGCAAAACAGCAACCACCGCCACTCACGGAGCAACGCATCGCTGACCTCGCTGCCAGCTTTCAGGAAACCGTCGTGGATGTACTGGTTGGGAAATGCCGGCAGGCACTCGAGAAGTTTGGCTACTCCACGCTCTGTGTTGGTGGAGGGGTCGCTGCGAATGCCCTGTTACGAGAACGCTTAGCGGAAATGACAGACAAAGCCGGCGTTTATTTCAGTATCGCCCCTCCCGACTTATGCACCGATAACGCCGCGATGGCCGCGATCGCCTGGCATCATCTGGATCAGGGGCGGGTTGCCTCACTTGATCTCGATGTGACTCCGGGACTGGTTCGCTAA
- a CDS encoding S41 family peptidase, translating into MQKFRLISSLFLLFLMISAPLSQSIYADEKEKGDDYYQMMKLFADTYEQIERNYVKDIDRRVLLEAAIRGMVQELDQYSNYISPKDLSRFNQVVEQEFGGIGIQVHIDENNGRLTVMTPLPGTPAYKAGIRAGDIIDAIEGKSTKGFTLPQAIKILKGRAGEKVNMSVIHKGTKKAKPLTIKREIIHVATVLGDTYKSDDSWDFMLNKKDKIGYIRLTHFSRHSSEELREAIEDLKKQGMKGLVLDLRFNPGGLLSQATEISDMFIESGKIVSTKGRNSRNRKWEATKEGTYSGFPMAIIVNRYSASASEIVSACLQDHKRAVIVGERTWGKGSVQNVIELEEGDSALKLTTASYHRPSGKNIHRFPGAKDTDVWGVTPDENYRLRLTDDELEALGVYRRNRDILDHSAKLDEEFKDKQLELALKYIKDSLSGKIKPADKEEAKKPEKKPEAKDAKPAKKAAGLPQPAKEKLVIKTT; encoded by the coding sequence ATGCAAAAATTCCGCTTGATCAGTTCGTTGTTCTTACTTTTCCTGATGATTTCCGCTCCCCTCTCTCAATCGATCTACGCGGATGAAAAAGAAAAGGGAGATGACTATTATCAGATGATGAAGCTGTTCGCGGATACCTACGAACAGATTGAGCGAAATTATGTGAAAGACATTGATCGACGTGTCTTACTCGAAGCAGCCATCCGAGGGATGGTACAAGAGTTAGACCAGTACTCCAACTATATCAGCCCCAAAGATCTTTCCCGTTTTAACCAGGTTGTGGAACAGGAATTTGGGGGGATCGGAATTCAGGTTCACATCGACGAAAATAACGGCAGACTAACCGTTATGACGCCACTGCCGGGAACTCCCGCCTATAAAGCAGGTATTCGGGCCGGTGATATCATCGATGCGATTGAAGGCAAATCAACCAAGGGCTTTACACTCCCACAGGCGATCAAAATTCTCAAAGGTCGGGCCGGAGAAAAAGTCAATATGTCTGTGATTCACAAAGGGACGAAAAAAGCAAAACCACTCACCATCAAACGCGAAATTATTCACGTAGCCACCGTTCTGGGAGACACGTACAAATCGGATGATTCCTGGGACTTCATGCTAAATAAAAAAGACAAGATTGGTTATATTCGCCTGACGCACTTCAGTCGACACAGCTCCGAAGAATTGCGGGAAGCAATCGAGGATCTAAAAAAACAGGGCATGAAAGGCCTGGTGCTGGACCTGCGATTCAATCCGGGCGGCTTACTTTCTCAGGCCACCGAAATTTCAGATATGTTTATCGAATCAGGAAAAATCGTCAGCACCAAAGGCCGCAACAGTCGCAATCGAAAATGGGAAGCCACCAAAGAAGGCACTTATTCCGGCTTTCCCATGGCAATCATTGTGAACCGCTATTCCGCATCTGCCAGTGAAATCGTCTCTGCCTGCCTGCAAGACCATAAACGGGCTGTGATCGTAGGCGAACGAACCTGGGGAAAAGGCAGTGTCCAGAACGTGATCGAGCTGGAAGAAGGCGATAGTGCCTTAAAACTGACAACAGCCAGCTATCATCGACCCAGTGGAAAAAATATTCACCGTTTCCCGGGAGCCAAAGATACGGATGTCTGGGGCGTGACCCCCGATGAAAACTACCGGTTACGCCTGACAGATGATGAACTGGAAGCATTGGGAGTTTACCGCCGCAATCGCGATATTCTGGACCATAGTGCTAAACTGGATGAGGAGTTCAAAGACAAGCAACTGGAACTGGCATTAAAGTATATCAAGGACTCATTAAGCGGCAAAATAAAGCCGGCTGATAAAGAGGAAGCCAAGAAACCGGAAAAAAAACCGGAAGCGAAAGACGCTAAGCCAGCTAAAAAAGCAGCCGGTCTTCCTCAACCCGCCAAAGAAAAACTTGTCATTAAAACAACCTGA